The following DNA comes from Entelurus aequoreus isolate RoL-2023_Sb linkage group LG19, RoL_Eaeq_v1.1, whole genome shotgun sequence.
caaaatattgtctgattacaagaacatttgaaaagtgtatgaataagaagaaGTGCTCAGAgggtatggggtaacggactgtctgattgtggcggtccgcttcctgtacgatcagtgtcagagcttggtccgcattgccggcagtaagtcggacccgtttccagtgagggttggactccgccaaggctgccctttgtcacccattctgttcataacttttatagacagaatttctaggcgcagtcaaggcgttgtggggatctggtttggtggctgcaggattaggtctctgctttttgcagatgatgtggtcctgatggcttcatctggccaagatcttcagctctcactggatcggttcgcagccgagtgtgaagcgactgggatgggaatcagcacctccaagtccgagtccatggttctcgcccggaaaagggtggagtgccatctctgggttggggaggagaccctgccccaagtggaggagttcaagtacctaggagtcttgttcacgagtgagggaagagtggattgtgggatcgacaggcggattggtgcggcgtcttcagtaatgcggacgctgtatcgatccgttgtggtgaagaaggagctgagccggaaggcaaagctctcaatttaccggtcgatctacgttcccatcctcacctatggtcatgagctttgggttatgaccgaaaggacgagatgacgggtacaagcggccgaaatgagcttcctccgccgggtggcggggctctcccttagagatagggtgagaagctctgtcatccgggaggaactcaaagtaaagcagctgctcctccgcatcgagaggtgccacccgaacgcctccctagggaggtgttttcgggcacgtccgaccggtaggaggccacggggaagacccaggacacgatgggaagactatctctcccggctggcctgggaacgcctcgggatcccccgggaggagctggatgaagtggctggggagagggaagtctgggcttccctgcttaggctgctgcccccgcgacccgacctcggataagcggaagtggatggatggatggatatggctaacttcctgttaaCCTGGCAAACTTCCTCGTAACTTGTCTATCATCCTAGTAACCTCTTCCTGTTAACCTGGCTAACTTCTTGttaacctggctaacttcctagtaACATGGCTAACTTCCCATTAATCTGGCTAATTTCCTATTAACCTGACTAACTTCCTAGTAATATAGCTAATATCCTGTTAACTTGGCTAATTTCCCAGTAATTGGGCAAATTTCCTGTTAATCTGGCCATTTTCTTGTTAATATGGCTAACTTTCTGttaacctggctaacttcctagtGATCTGGCTAATTTCCGGATGAATAAGAAGACCTAATGAACCTTTTCGAGCAACGGATCAAATGGTGCAGTGCCCAAAGACTCACACTCCTAATTTGTTACATAAATGATTCCATCAAGTTATCATTCATTTCCGTGAAAAGTGTCCAGTCTGCCAAAATGAATAACAAAATGTTGTCCAAACTTTGGTACTggaagtaactttttaattaaataatCTTCATGCAGTGTCACCATTCACTACTGCAACACAGACAGTGGTGTTTTATTACTACAATGATGGTCTTTGACCAAAACAAGCCATTCAGGCATCACATGAGATGCGTGAGGCATCCACTGATCATCTGCCATCTTTCATAATGTCCTGATATTTCACAGGAATGCAGTGTTTGTGTGTCCTGTTTGGTCTAACTCCATCTTCCTTCCTGGAGACCTGTGAGGTCACGTGATGCATCTAAAGAGGAATACTACTTGGATTCATTTGTAACTAATAATCCCAAGGTAAACGAGAGCATGCCGTGTTTCTTCTCCCCTGAAAGTTCTCTCCCCCCCTGGTCTCTAGTAGTAGTCTTCGTAGTTCTTGGAATTGAGGCAGTAAAGGATGGCGCCTCCAAAGGAGAAGATGGTGGACCCCCAGCCCAGGCCGTAGCCCCAGTTGAACTCGTGGTACACCCGCAGAGTCACCGCCTCGATGAACTTGATGGGGAACAGGACCAGACTGCACAGCTGGAGCACCACTGGGAAGGAAGCAAGGTGACGTAAGCACATATTCTTGCTACAGAAATAGTTGAATGGCAACATTCCTctacaataaataaacaaaacaactgAGTATATTTCAACGTTTAtgaggctacttcctggttcatgaacAGGAAGTTTATTTGTGTGAATGACGGGAATgaagttcaatttaaaaaatttagaTTCTAACCAGCAATTAAAATTTTTAGTGAAATGTAagtaataaattatatttttatttattcaatgattgaaatattttttattacgGTATGAATAAAGTCATCCATAGACCATATTCAGCatgtttttgttaatattttgGTTTCTGACGGGAGCACAAAAGGAtccaaatattttatttcattcattcatcacaATAATTTAGCTATTTAAATGTATGTTGCTAATGTAATTAATTTACCCATACATTCTAaatctttattttgtatttataatgtatatttatttacttaatagacgtaatgatattttttgtgaaatgttgcaattgtaataaataatttttattcaTTCACATTTCagagtttatttttgttgttgttaaaacAGTGTTTATATTACTTTCTTGTTTATACATCTATATTTTGGTTTCTGACAGCAACACAAAATCAAAATATTTATTTCATACATTTAACcacaaatgattatttttttaatggatgTTACTTTCGtgattcaatcaatgtttatttatatagccctaaatcacaagtgtctcaaagggctgtacaagccacaacgacatcctcgtgaTTAATTCAATCATaacttctaaatatttattttgtgttttttattgacTTGACATcattcttaatatatatttttagtgaAATGTTGCAACTGTATTTTTATTCATTCACATTTTATGGTTTTGATCATTTTTGTTATTACGGTATGAAGAAAATCTTCCGCAGATCATGTTCCAAGcttatgtttgtttgtattttgatCAAGATGAATATTTAGTTAATTCAGTTAATCacaaatgatttgttttttaatgGATGTTACTCCTGTGATTAATTAAATCATACAatctaattatttattttgtgtttatgtatcatTTATTGACTTGACATACTCATTTCTATATAATTTGATTTAAATGTTGCAACCGtaatcacatttttatttattcattattattatggtattaaaaaaaattccccgcAGATCATATTTCAAGcttatgtttatttttgtaatttttctgATTTCTGACAGCAAcccaatacaactatttagttCATTCAATTAATCGcaaatgttttgctttttttaattaattaaatcatgcaGTCTAAATATTAGTTTTGTATGTTTAGATTTGTTGAATCGACATTatcattaatataaaaaaaaattttggaacgTTGCAActtgtatcatttttattttttcacatttcacAGTTCGgctttttacagtatttttctaTTGTTATGGTATtcaaaaatattccatatttgaagctcatttttatttattttgtttataatattTTGGTTTCTGAGAGCAACACAAAATAATGTGAATATTGAATTTGATTAATCACACATTTATTGCTATTTTAATGGGTGTTACTATTACAATGAATTAAACCATTTATTCTAAAtattacttttgtatttttattttttcacatttcacAGTTCGgctttttacagtatttttctaTTGTTATGGTATtaaaaaatattccatatttgaagctaatttttatttattttgtttatattttggtGTCTGAGAGCAACACAAAATAATGTGAATATTGAATTTGATTAATCACACATTTATTGCTATTTTAATGGGTGTTACTATTACAATGAATTAAACCATTTATTCTAAAtattacttttgtatttttattttttcacatttcacAGTTCGgctttttacagtatttttctaTTGTTATGGTATtaaaaaatattccatatttgaagctaatttttatttcttttgtttataataTTTTGGTTTCTGAGAGCAACACAAAATAATGTGAATATTGAATTTGATTAATCACACATTTATTGCTATTTTAATGGGTGTTACTATTACAATTAATTAAACCATTTATTCtaaatattactttttattttgttttatatatttttattgaattgacTCGATAAATAATGAATTCATTTGAATAATGGAATGAAATCACATTTTAATGACATGTATTCttaaaaaaagtaacttttttactgtttttggCTTTTTTTACGTTCCCACTTTTATTTCGGCAAAATTAAACAAAACCTCCCATCGATCATAAAGCCAattgcaatattttgaccaaataaaGTGTCCATATAGAGTGAAAATGTGTCTTTTCTCCATCTTGGGTGTACCTGCAGAGAAGAGCATGACGGCCACAGGCTTGTAGTAGCGACTCCTGGAGCTGCAGCAGAGGGACAGCAGGGCCGCCAGGAAGGAGAGCAGCGTGAGGACGGCACCGCCCAAAAGCAAGGCCAGCGTGGCGATCTGCCAGTCTGCAACACACACCACCATGGAGGTGAGTACACACGGGCGACATGCGACAATCATGGACCCCACCCACTGTTCACCATCACAGTTTGGACACAAGGTTTTCGTAACATTTTCCTGATGACAATGAGCAGCAGCGTCAGAAACAATGTGAGGTGAGTCAGGTAAGGAGTATTCATCCCTCTTGACCCATGCCAGCTCAGCAACATTCTCAGCATTTTATTCAGGCAGGGGGGAAAAACAACAACCTGACTTCTCCCTTCCCCATCTTGACTAAAAATCCAAATAGAAAGAAccatttcattaggtacacctgcatagtACATAACACATTTTCTTCTGAGAGCTACTTTTATGATATTttgataacatttatttttaaagctTATTTCAACCAAAAATAAAACTTAATATTGTTTTGTCAGAACATGACCAAAACTCGTATTTTGTTTTAAAACTTAAACTATTTTGCATCTAGTATTTCAGTATGGATTTATTTTTAGTGTGTGTCACATTATGAAGTGAAAAGATGCTCAATGTTACATATTTTACTGACTCATACACAACATATCACAGTAAGCTTATGTTAACTGCAATGAGTATCAtttggaagtagtctttgccattaagttggatGTGCCAGTcctttgttgagtcctacaaagtgtttatactactGCTGTCATttctttttaatcagattaatgatACTTTTGAATAtggattattcatgattaatcacaagttactACTTGCTTGCGTGATTTGAATTCACTTAAAAAAAGACCCCTATATGTCGacacaaatgcagttttattgtcagatTGTCATCCAGggacatgttttaaatgttttacttgaatgtatatgttttatttgtatttagttatcttatttatttagttAATATCAAAATTTGCCAGCGAGTACCCCAGTCGAAATCTCCTTACTAATTTCTGCACTGTTGTATGATCACTGACTGTCTAATAATCTGCGCCACTTTTCAAGTaaccgtgcgtgtgcgtgtgtgtgtatatatatatatatatatatatatatatatatatatatatatatatatatatatatatatatatatatatatatatatgaatatgaatcagaaatactttatcaatccctgaggggaaatttaaattttcagcacatatataataattactgaaaattatatatatatatatatatatatatatatatatatatatatatatatatatatatatatatatatatatatatatatatatatatatatatatatatataattttttttaaattattttcctgagggaactctcctgaaggaatcaataaagtactatatatatatatatatttttgtgggttacttgtttgggGTTAAAACGGAACATTTGACATGTATAATATTTCTGTCCAAAAAATTTAATTAAcagatattttaaaaataaattaaaaaaaatgttgcttaatttttcatgattaatgtgataattttttgtgattaatcacatgagttagctTATTTTTGACAGCTGTAGTttctactgtaagtattgtaccttTTACACCCCAGTTGTTCGGTTGTAACGTGCACCTtatttgtagttttcattaacacatttggaggcattaaaatcgccatgtaaattcGCTAAAGCTATCAGTAGAGCATTTTGAAATCTAAAGCCTTACTTTTGAATACTTTCCATCAGGCAGTATGGCTGaacacgatataagtgtttcatattggtcgatatcgataattattgatattttttatgacctatggaaaatatatttcattttaaatgtaaCTTTCCTCTAatttataatccctcagctgtcaaggcagaaaggaaatgtcaacacaagcatggaaaacactcaatgtcaacaaaatattaaattcacattgaacacttaacaataattttgttaaaataaggaatatgtaagaaatgctttataaagtgtaagaaaatagtgagaaaatgtaaacatagagaaacctgagaataactattttctgcaggtttagtgacaggaagtgacagctgtgctctaaagggtgagtggGCTAAGTTGGTATTgtattagcggtcttgccttgcatcatttacagaccacattggtctgactacagtctttcctcttttatccacaatttcttcattttgactttctcttctcactccatgcaaagaatcaaccaaacgtgatagttgatactgtcacctgattggctgttagcgtgtcactcccactgatgagtgatcacttcctgcgttgctcggtcacCAgagagcagaggtgtggactcgagtcacatgacttggactcgagtcagactcgagtcatgaatttgatgactttagactcgacttgacaaaatgtaaagagacttgcaactcgacttagactttaacatcaatgacttgtgacttcacttggacttgagccttttgacttgacatgacttgctactttccccaaaacccaaaccttaaaaagttatttgggagcgctccgtatctttcattttatacgtctgtgtctataagcgtgtgtgctgcttgtcagcgtgtgtgctgtcagtacaacagccaatcaaattaaatctacgttgttttcatcacacagctctcatccaatccaattgcaggacaaccaccgaacatgagttgtcaaacaatgcggcagtgagaaacaattatgccaaagttggtttcgttcgggtataacaactacgacttggtcaacaaaaaacgaattgccgtatgcaaatcacgcagttcgaatattacagacggagacgcaacaacttccaacttcgttcgacatttgaagttgcacaaagaagggtaagttttgaatgtaagataacgtttattggctaagtaacatgacttttatttgctgtgtagttaaatcagtgaggctgcaaactcactgctaacgttataaccatagacatcttataagggtacgcagcattgagcgctactgcctactggcgcagacgagacgcggagccgccatcttggagtggtgatcctctccactcagtgcaattcatttggcaggagcaatgaactgtcagcgcatttaattcatcttacctcactgaataccactgattttcacgcgttttttttgtcatacgtgtagctatgataacggacacatgttttggcgtttttattattcatagtttgcttaacagtaatataatattcttatatgctataagtgaccagacgtccgagatcaaaactgggaatataatcccagagaagggggaaaaaaacggtcagctatttttaagttgaagaaacaatatgattatgttatatatacatgcgtatatcctacataaacaatgtatgaatacattagatatctatatattttagggacctatagtctgtaactctgttgctgcagcagcagagagtttattctgtcttgacactttgtattgatattttgtattacattcttcccttaaatgataatgtttacagtgattgttttatatctattttttatgtatgtcgctatggataaaagcgtctgccaaatacttaaacatatataaacacctgaaagtctttatatcagctaaaaccaccaatctgtttcactggattcagaataaaaccaaatgctgtcttacccaacaatgttagtatttgaatattgttacttgaagacttattcctggttacaattatactgttaagaaagtattgtcttatactttgcctaaaatgagaatgcatcataatcagtggcggctggtgaattttgttttaggtggggctgaaagtttgtaaaccaaacccctgtaggggtgtcatcctcccccagaagatttctttgtgattctcacatacaaatattgaagatctttgctccttctcaactttgtggtaatgttattttcataaaatacaaccaatagtatgttaatgtttgtttttgcaaatgtgtttattctgtaaaggaatgagttaaatgtttaaaattgtttaaactgttaaaatgactggttaatagtgctattatgaattgcaatgtcagcactattttttttcctgcaatttcaaacgcacttgttttaataaataaatacagcgttttaaaagcatacacaatctgtgtaaaaatattagtctgtggttaaaaggacttgaaaggactcgaaactcaaaatgcaggacttgggacttgacttgagactttctagtcttgactttggacttgactcgggacttgcctgtcttgactcgggacttgactcgagacttgagggcaaagacttgagacttacttgtgacttgcaaagcaatgacttggtcccacctctgccagaGAGCGAGTgtttttgttcatgcaaccaaccttgcttccatacttctgCTTTTGAATATTTTATCGAATGCTTTTGTCATTGATATCAATTACGTGTCTAACATGATCGATATAGATATCGTTTTATCGCGCAGCCCTAATCAGACATGTTGGCGTGAAAAATTGCAACTTTGTCGAAAGACAGTTCGATACTAATACgcctgtttgcccgccaagtgcttgagtcTGTGATGAGTCTGCAGCCGGATGTGATGTCACATGCAAGGAAATATGGTACGCTTTGATTTGACGTGATTGGGTGCCCGGTAGTACCGATGGAATTCGATCGGTACCTAAAAAAAGTacagaatttggtacccatcccttcaTGAGATGCCAGTTTTTCCCCCCAAAAGGCACATTTTTACATTTCACCCCTTTAAATAAGCCTTGTCAGAACATTTCCAGGAACGTTGATGGTTGTGGTTCACCATGACAACCATTGAAGatattatgatttaaaaaaaaaaaaaaaaaaaaaaaggtatttcagtcgccacaattttactgtcaaaataaCAGTGGTGCTGTTTTTCAATTGACAGAACTACAGTATAAAAAGCAGCGTAAATGTCACTGTTGACTTATTATTACAGTGCAACCAGGGCTTGTTGACATTACAGGAAGTCAGAGCAGAGTTGTGTGTAAACAGCTCGCAGGAAGTCTGCATGTCAGCTGCTTAAAAGCCTGAGACTAAAGATGTCGGCCTGGGTGCTGG
Coding sequences within:
- the tmem47 gene encoding transmembrane protein 47; this encodes MSSSLSGTEEARVSTLTPLKLVGLVCVLLALCLDVGALLSPAWVTAEDQYYLSLWESCWKPVSSVDWSCNTTLATDWQIATLALLLGGAVLTLLSFLAALLSLCCSSRSRYYKPVAVMLFSAVVLQLCSLVLFPIKFIEAVTLRVYHEFNWGYGLGWGSTIFSFGGAILYCLNSKNYEDYY